From the Streptococcus sp. 29887 genome, one window contains:
- a CDS encoding YneF family protein: MQLGIGLVIVLVLVALAGGVALGIYLSRKQVENYIADKPVLDENALRLMMSQMGQKPSEAKVQQVLRQIKSQQKAASKKK, from the coding sequence ATGCAATTAGGTATCGGTTTAGTAATTGTTTTGGTGCTTGTGGCACTTGCAGGTGGTGTAGCCTTGGGGATTTACTTGTCACGCAAACAAGTGGAAAACTACATTGCTGACAAGCCAGTTTTGGATGAAAATGCCTTGCGCTTGATGATGAGCCAAATGGGTCAAAAGCCAAGCGAAGCAAAAGTACAACAAGTACTTCGCCAAATCAAGAGCCAGCAAAAAGCAGCAAGCAAGAAAAAATAA
- the yidC gene encoding membrane protein insertase YidC, producing the protein MKKNKRLLLASMALASLVFLAGCVKTDKKGVPTGEGWVYNYLVEPMGNLITFFAENQGLGFGLAIIVVTLIVRFVIMPLGIYQSWKATYQSEKMNYLKPILGPIQERMKNASSQEEQLAAQQEFFAAQKQYGVSVFGGMGCLPLLIQMPFFTALFYAARHTPGISEASFLGIPLGQPSMILTAVAGILYYAQSLLMQVGMDEEQKKQMQTVTYMNPIMIVIFSWTSPAGVTLYWVVGGIVGLIQQALTNFILKPKVRAKVEEEFKNNPPKPYKSTVKDVTPKASAIIEEKTSKKSNRNAGKQRSR; encoded by the coding sequence TTGAAAAAGAATAAACGTCTACTCTTAGCCAGCATGGCTCTTGCCAGTCTTGTATTTTTGGCTGGATGTGTCAAAACTGATAAAAAAGGTGTTCCAACCGGTGAAGGCTGGGTTTATAACTATCTGGTAGAACCAATGGGAAACCTGATTACCTTCTTTGCTGAAAACCAAGGACTTGGTTTTGGTCTTGCCATTATCGTGGTAACCCTCATCGTTCGCTTCGTGATTATGCCACTCGGTATCTATCAGTCTTGGAAAGCAACCTACCAATCGGAAAAGATGAACTACCTCAAGCCAATCTTGGGTCCTATCCAAGAGCGCATGAAAAATGCAAGCTCTCAAGAGGAACAATTGGCTGCGCAACAAGAATTCTTTGCGGCTCAAAAGCAGTATGGAGTAAGTGTATTTGGCGGTATGGGCTGTCTTCCACTCCTTATCCAAATGCCTTTCTTCACGGCTCTCTTCTATGCAGCCCGTCACACACCAGGTATCTCTGAAGCCTCATTCTTAGGCATTCCTCTTGGTCAGCCAAGTATGATTCTGACTGCTGTAGCAGGTATTCTCTACTATGCCCAATCACTATTGATGCAGGTCGGCATGGATGAAGAACAGAAAAAGCAAATGCAAACCGTGACCTATATGAACCCTATCATGATTGTCATTTTCTCTTGGACTTCACCAGCTGGTGTCACTCTCTACTGGGTGGTCGGCGGTATTGTCGGGCTCATTCAACAAGCCTTAACCAACTTCATCCTCAAACCAAAAGTTCGCGCCAAGGTAGAGGAAGAATTTAAAAATAATCCACCAAAACCCTACAAATCTACCGTAAAAGATGTCACTCCCAAAGCATCTGCTATCATCGAAGAAAAGACTTCTAAAAAATCAAATCGCAACGCTGGTAAACAACGGTCTAGATAA
- the racE gene encoding glutamate racemase, with protein MDNRPIGFLDSGVGGLTVVRELMRQLPHEEIVYIGDSARAPYGPRPAEQIREYTWELVRFLLTKNVKMIVLACNTATAIVLDEIKESLDIPVLGVILPGASAAIKATRNGKIGVLGTAMTIQSDIYRQKIQALSPGIQVESLACPKFVPLVESNGHQSSLAKKVVYDSLRPLVGQVDTLVLGCTHYPLLRPIIQNAMGKDVKLIDSGAECARDISVLLNYFEINRSRTEKDVQHRFYTTASPAAFKEIAESWMGIDIHVEHVEL; from the coding sequence ATGGATAATAGACCTATAGGATTTTTAGATTCAGGTGTGGGTGGTTTGACGGTTGTGCGTGAACTCATGCGTCAATTACCCCATGAAGAAATCGTTTATATCGGAGATTCTGCACGAGCTCCTTACGGTCCTAGACCAGCTGAACAAATCAGAGAATATACTTGGGAATTGGTGCGTTTCTTATTGACAAAAAATGTCAAAATGATTGTCCTTGCCTGTAATACAGCTACAGCAATTGTCTTGGACGAAATCAAGGAATCTCTAGATATTCCCGTTTTGGGTGTTATCTTGCCAGGTGCCTCCGCAGCCATCAAGGCGACAAGGAATGGGAAGATTGGGGTTTTAGGAACCGCTATGACCATCCAATCGGATATTTACAGACAAAAGATACAGGCTCTCTCTCCTGGGATACAGGTAGAAAGCTTGGCTTGTCCCAAGTTTGTCCCTTTGGTAGAGTCCAATGGACATCAATCTAGTTTGGCAAAGAAAGTTGTCTACGATAGTCTGCGTCCCTTGGTCGGTCAGGTAGATACGCTGGTTTTGGGCTGTACCCACTATCCACTTCTCCGTCCCATCATTCAAAATGCCATGGGCAAGGATGTCAAGTTGATTGACAGTGGGGCAGAGTGCGCACGGGATATTTCGGTTTTGTTGAATTATTTCGAAATCAACCGAAGTCGTACCGAAAAGGATGTTCAGCACCGTTTTTACACAACAGCTAGCCCAGCAGCTTTTAAAGAAATTGCTGAAAGCTGGATGGGCATTGATATTCATGTGGAGCATGTAGAACTATGA
- a CDS encoding Bax inhibitor-1/YccA family protein: MNNDSFIINQVDNTALNRFFGKIYAVVAMGIGLSALVSFLAVTVFQQFLYALLSAGSIVMMLVMLGQIALVVAASTMAAKNSPMALPMFLAYSVTNGLTISMVLMFYTTETVALAFLSAALMFAIMAVIGMTTKKNLSGMAQALRAALWGIMIASVINIFLRSSGISFAMSIVSVLVFSGLIAYDNQRIRNVFEQTGGNVQNGWVVSMALQLYLDFVNLFLNLLRIFGMMNRD, translated from the coding sequence ATGAACAACGATTCATTTATCATCAATCAGGTGGATAACACCGCTCTTAACCGTTTCTTTGGGAAGATTTATGCTGTAGTTGCTATGGGAATTGGCTTGTCAGCCCTTGTCTCCTTCCTAGCAGTTACTGTTTTCCAGCAGTTTCTTTATGCCTTGCTTAGTGCTGGTTCTATTGTTATGATGTTGGTCATGTTGGGACAAATTGCCTTGGTGGTTGCTGCTTCTACCATGGCTGCTAAAAATAGTCCAATGGCCCTACCAATGTTCTTGGCCTACTCGGTAACAAACGGCTTGACCATCAGTATGGTCTTGATGTTCTATACGACTGAAACAGTTGCCTTGGCCTTCCTATCTGCTGCTCTGATGTTTGCCATTATGGCAGTGATTGGTATGACGACTAAGAAAAACCTTTCAGGTATGGCCCAAGCCTTGCGTGCTGCCCTCTGGGGAATTATGATTGCCAGTGTCATCAACATCTTCCTTCGTAGTTCAGGTATCAGCTTTGCCATGTCTATCGTGTCAGTCCTTGTTTTCTCAGGTTTGATTGCTTATGACAACCAACGTATCCGAAATGTCTTTGAGCAAACAGGTGGCAATGTCCAGAATGGTTGGGTAGTGTCTATGGCTCTTCAACTCTACCTTGACTTTGTTAACCTCTTCCTCAACTTGCTTCGCATTTTTGGAATGATGAATAGAGATTAG
- a CDS encoding acylphosphatase has product MRKVKMIASGRVQGVGFRWAVQFLAVEIGDIYGRVWNNDDGTVTILAQSENAEKLSHFIHEIRKGPSRMAKISYLDVTLANFDDYHDFQVSHR; this is encoded by the coding sequence ATGAGAAAGGTTAAAATGATTGCATCTGGTCGGGTGCAAGGAGTTGGTTTTCGTTGGGCTGTCCAATTTTTAGCAGTGGAAATTGGTGATATTTACGGCAGGGTCTGGAACAATGATGATGGAACAGTGACCATCTTGGCTCAGTCCGAAAACGCTGAGAAGCTCAGCCATTTTATCCATGAAATCCGAAAAGGCCCCTCTCGCATGGCAAAGATTAGCTATCTTGATGTGACACTTGCTAACTTTGACGACTACCATGATTTTCAGGTCAGTCATAGATAA
- a CDS encoding diaminopimelate decarboxylase, which translates to MTKTPFVSKEVLETITEQFPTPFHLYDEKGIRDKARALNAAFAWNKGFKEYFAVKATPTPAILKILQEEGCGVDCATDVEVLMSEKMGFKDIMFTSNDTQAQEFVYARKVGATINLDAYEHIEFLKNVAGIPETVCLRYNPGGVFSLGTDIMDHPEESKFGMTKDQLMKGYKELKELGVKEFGIHAFLASNTVTNDYYPVLARQLFELALEIREETGVTLDFINLSGGIGVNYRLDQEPNDIAVIGEGVRKAYEEILTPAGMGQVKIFTELGRFMLAPHGHLITKVLHRKETYRTYVGVDASAANLMRPAFYGAYHHITNITRPDAPIEVVDVAGSLCENNDKFAVNRELPRAEVGDTLVIHDSGAHGFSMGYNYNGRLRSSEILLQEDGTARMIRRAETPEDYFATIYGFEFDR; encoded by the coding sequence ATGACCAAGACACCATTTGTTAGTAAAGAAGTTCTAGAAACCATTACGGAGCAATTTCCCACTCCCTTTCATTTGTATGATGAAAAAGGCATTCGTGATAAGGCTCGTGCTTTAAATGCAGCTTTTGCGTGGAATAAGGGTTTTAAGGAATATTTTGCAGTCAAAGCGACACCGACACCAGCCATTTTGAAAATCTTGCAAGAAGAAGGCTGTGGAGTGGACTGTGCGACAGATGTAGAGGTGCTCATGAGTGAAAAAATGGGCTTCAAGGACATCATGTTCACATCAAATGATACGCAAGCCCAAGAATTTGTCTATGCTCGTAAAGTTGGTGCAACAATCAATTTGGATGCCTACGAACACATTGAGTTTTTGAAAAATGTAGCCGGAATTCCAGAAACCGTCTGCCTCCGTTACAATCCAGGTGGAGTATTCTCACTGGGAACGGATATTATGGACCATCCTGAAGAGTCTAAGTTTGGCATGACCAAGGACCAGCTGATGAAGGGCTACAAGGAGTTAAAAGAACTTGGTGTCAAGGAATTTGGTATCCATGCCTTTCTGGCTTCAAATACTGTTACCAATGATTACTACCCTGTCCTAGCTCGTCAACTCTTTGAATTGGCCTTGGAAATTCGTGAGGAAACAGGTGTGACCTTGGACTTCATCAACCTATCAGGTGGTATTGGTGTCAACTATCGCCTAGACCAAGAGCCAAACGACATCGCTGTCATTGGTGAGGGAGTTCGTAAGGCCTATGAGGAAATTCTCACGCCAGCTGGTATGGGACAGGTCAAAATTTTTACGGAATTGGGTCGCTTTATGTTGGCGCCGCATGGTCACTTGATTACCAAGGTGCTTCATCGTAAGGAAACCTATCGGACCTATGTAGGTGTAGATGCCTCAGCTGCCAACCTCATGCGCCCAGCTTTCTACGGCGCTTATCACCATATCACTAACATCACTCGACCAGACGCTCCGATTGAAGTCGTGGATGTAGCAGGCTCTTTATGTGAAAACAACGACAAGTTTGCGGTTAATCGGGAATTGCCACGGGCAGAAGTAGGAGATACCTTGGTCATCCATGATAGTGGGGCTCACGGCTTCTCCATGGGTTACAATTACAACGGTCGTTTGCGTTCTTCTGAAATTCTTTTGCAGGAAGATGGCACAGCTCGTATGATTCGCCGTGCTGAAACTCCTGAGGATTATTTCGCAACCATTTACGGTTTTGAATTTGACAGGTAA
- the cbpB gene encoding cyclic-di-AMP-binding protein CbpB, whose amino-acid sequence MIAREFEAFLLDQEETFLTPADKLAVIIDTHNIDHAKLLLSHMTYSRVPVVTEDGRFFGTIGLTEIIKYQAEHELSDDELNRDISLIAKTDEETVGLDYDLTEVMRKLVDQSFLPVLGENREFLGIITRKSILKAINALLHNFPLASKEGKK is encoded by the coding sequence ATGATTGCACGAGAATTTGAAGCGTTTTTACTGGACCAAGAAGAAACTTTCTTGACACCAGCAGATAAATTGGCTGTTATCATTGATACCCACAATATTGACCATGCCAAGCTGTTGCTCAGTCACATGACCTATTCCCGTGTGCCCGTGGTGACAGAAGACGGTCGTTTCTTCGGCACCATTGGCTTGACGGAGATTATCAAGTACCAGGCTGAGCATGAGTTATCAGATGATGAATTGAATAGAGATATTTCCTTGATTGCTAAGACAGACGAGGAGACTGTTGGTTTGGATTATGACTTGACAGAAGTCATGCGCAAGCTAGTCGACCAATCCTTCCTACCGGTTCTGGGGGAAAACAGGGAATTTCTAGGCATTATTACCCGCAAATCCATTCTCAAAGCCATCAATGCTCTCCTGCATAATTTCCCCTTGGCATCAAAAGAAGGTAAGAAATGA
- a CDS encoding metallophosphoesterase yields the protein MAGASKTILVMSDSHGDRQIVEEIKNHYLGKVDAIFHNGDSELDSQDSLWDGIQVVNGNCDYFGGYPDQLITQLGDVTIAQTHGHLYGINYGWQRLDYWAQEVDADICLYGHLHVPDAEVRGKTLFLNPGSVSQPRGLVRECLYALVTIYDDHFHVDYYNRHHQLFPALTKDISR from the coding sequence ATGGCAGGAGCAAGCAAAACAATCCTAGTCATGAGTGATTCTCATGGGGACAGACAGATTGTAGAAGAGATTAAAAACCACTATCTTGGCAAGGTCGATGCTATCTTTCACAATGGGGATTCGGAGCTGGATAGTCAAGATAGTCTTTGGGACGGCATTCAAGTGGTTAATGGCAACTGCGACTATTTTGGCGGTTATCCAGACCAGCTCATTACTCAATTGGGTGATGTGACCATTGCCCAAACCCATGGACACCTCTATGGCATTAACTATGGCTGGCAACGCTTGGATTATTGGGCACAGGAAGTGGATGCGGATATTTGTTTGTATGGGCATTTGCATGTACCTGATGCGGAAGTGCGTGGCAAGACCCTCTTCCTCAATCCTGGTTCCGTCAGCCAACCTCGTGGTTTGGTCAGAGAATGCCTCTATGCCCTTGTGACCATCTATGATGATCACTTCCATGTGGACTACTATAACCGCCACCATCAACTATTTCCAGCATTGACAAAGGATATTTCACGATGA
- the xerD gene encoding site-specific tyrosine recombinase XerD: MKQAIEAFIQSKKVSVNSQKSYTYDLQQFVELTKGDINQQSLLVYQQSLLDLKPAAQKRKLSTVNQFLYFLYERGRLDRFYKLQALTGPASVKKKLEREDLSLLFQDSPWLEGQLIALLIAYLGLIPSEIAELTSQQVNLDFQVLTVEKGATKRVLTLPKELLVYLEGHLTGMYVFDKKGQTYSRQWFFNRLTEFVQSIGKPDWTAQKLREQYILSQIDEGKSLDQIAKQLGLKTSMSLEKFR, encoded by the coding sequence ATGAAGCAGGCCATAGAAGCGTTTATCCAGAGCAAAAAGGTCAGTGTCAATAGCCAAAAATCCTATACCTATGACCTGCAGCAATTTGTGGAGCTGACCAAGGGGGACATCAACCAGCAGTCACTTTTGGTCTATCAGCAGTCCCTTCTAGACTTGAAACCTGCTGCTCAGAAGAGAAAACTCTCAACGGTCAATCAATTTCTCTACTTTCTCTATGAAAGAGGTCGCTTGGACAGGTTTTACAAGCTACAGGCTCTGACAGGTCCAGCCAGTGTCAAAAAAAAGCTGGAGCGTGAGGATCTTTCTCTCCTCTTTCAAGATAGTCCTTGGCTTGAAGGGCAGCTCATTGCACTTTTGATAGCATATTTGGGCTTGATACCTAGCGAAATAGCAGAGCTGACTAGCCAGCAGGTCAATCTGGATTTTCAAGTCCTAACAGTTGAGAAAGGGGCGACTAAGCGCGTCCTCACCTTGCCCAAGGAATTACTTGTTTATTTGGAAGGGCATTTGACTGGGATGTATGTCTTTGACAAAAAAGGGCAGACCTATTCTCGTCAGTGGTTTTTCAATCGTCTGACGGAATTTGTCCAGTCCATCGGCAAGCCTGATTGGACAGCCCAAAAATTACGAGAACAGTACATTCTGAGCCAGATAGATGAGGGCAAATCCTTGGACCAAATCGCCAAGCAGTTGGGACTAAAAACAAGCATGAGTTTGGAAAAATTTAGATAA
- a CDS encoding TrmH family RNA methyltransferase, translating into MEIIRSKSNNLVKQIKKLQQKKYRRSSYLIEGWHLLEEAVKAGATIQHILVVEEYVDRVAHMEQVTVVSPEIMQDLTDSKSPQGVLAQLALPSQDLPERLDGRFLVLEDVQDPGNVGTIIRTADAAGFDGVFLTDKSADIYNMKVLRSMQGSHFHLPIYRLPIGDILSTLKNNQVEILATTLSSQSVDYRQVAPGASFALVMGNEGQGISDFVAEEADQLVHITMPGQAESLNVAIAAGILVFSFI; encoded by the coding sequence ATGGAAATTATCCGTTCGAAATCCAATAATCTGGTCAAACAAATTAAGAAATTACAACAGAAAAAATACCGTAGGTCTTCCTACTTAATTGAGGGATGGCATTTATTAGAAGAAGCAGTCAAGGCTGGAGCGACTATTCAACATATTTTGGTGGTGGAAGAGTATGTGGACAGGGTTGCTCATATGGAGCAAGTGACAGTAGTCAGCCCAGAAATCATGCAAGATTTGACTGATTCTAAGTCACCGCAAGGGGTTCTTGCCCAACTTGCTCTACCTAGTCAGGATTTGCCTGAGCGACTGGATGGTAGGTTTCTAGTCTTGGAAGATGTTCAGGACCCAGGGAATGTTGGCACCATCATACGTACGGCTGATGCGGCTGGTTTTGATGGCGTATTTTTGACAGATAAGTCAGCCGATATTTACAATATGAAGGTCCTTCGTTCTATGCAGGGAAGTCATTTTCATCTGCCCATCTATCGCCTGCCCATCGGTGATATTCTCTCCACTCTAAAAAATAATCAGGTGGAGATTTTGGCAACGACCCTATCTAGTCAGTCTGTAGATTATAGGCAGGTAGCACCAGGGGCTAGCTTTGCACTTGTGATGGGAAATGAAGGTCAGGGGATTTCGGATTTTGTGGCTGAGGAAGCCGATCAGCTGGTTCACATCACCATGCCTGGCCAGGCGGAGAGTTTGAATGTTGCCATTGCAGCAGGAATTTTAGTCTTTAGCTTTATTTAA
- a CDS encoding segregation/condensation protein A, whose translation MDIKLKDFEGPLDLLLHLVSKYQVDIYEVPITEVIEQYLAYIATLQAMRLEVAGEYMVMASQLMVIKSRRLLPKVVEQTDPEDDPEMDLLDQLEEYRKFKLLSEKLGEQHYERANYFSKPKLDLIYEDVQLAKDKTVIDIFLAFSKVMAEKQASLRQSHATIARDEYKIEDMMNFVRSRFQTSSRIELGQLFKESQDINEVITIFLATLELVKVHEIVLEQAETFGDIYLVRSEHESLS comes from the coding sequence ATGGATATAAAATTAAAAGATTTTGAAGGACCTCTGGATCTCTTGCTTCACCTGGTGTCCAAGTATCAAGTAGATATTTACGAGGTTCCAATTACAGAGGTCATTGAGCAATACCTAGCCTACATTGCCACCTTACAGGCCATGCGTTTGGAGGTGGCAGGAGAGTATATGGTCATGGCCAGTCAGTTGATGGTCATCAAAAGCCGAAGGCTCTTACCAAAAGTTGTTGAACAGACAGACCCTGAAGATGACCCAGAAATGGACCTCTTGGACCAGTTGGAAGAATACCGCAAGTTCAAACTTCTCAGTGAGAAATTAGGGGAGCAACATTATGAACGGGCCAACTATTTTTCAAAACCCAAGCTGGACTTGATTTATGAAGATGTTCAACTAGCCAAAGACAAGACAGTCATTGATATTTTCCTAGCCTTTTCTAAGGTCATGGCTGAAAAACAGGCCAGTCTCCGTCAGTCCCATGCGACCATTGCCCGTGATGAGTATAAAATCGAAGACATGATGAACTTTGTCCGCAGTCGTTTTCAAACGAGTTCACGGATTGAACTGGGCCAGCTCTTTAAGGAGAGCCAGGACATCAATGAGGTCATTACCATTTTTCTGGCAACCTTGGAATTGGTCAAGGTTCATGAAATTGTTCTGGAACAGGCAGAAACCTTTGGAGACATTTATCTAGTAAGGAGTGAACATGAATCGCTTAGCTGA
- a CDS encoding HD domain-containing protein, with protein sequence MGAYKKDKEYMAYVGHLIDTKKVQKLADIPHHYHSTRLEHSINVSYTSYKIAKKFGWDAKSTARGGLLHDLFFYDWRETKFNKSHAWVHPRIAKRNAEKLTKLNKVEEDIIVKHMFGATLAPPRYKESWIVTCVDKYWAVREFTLPLQYKWKNRKVLRFE encoded by the coding sequence ATGGGTGCTTATAAAAAAGATAAAGAATATATGGCTTATGTCGGTCACTTGATTGACACTAAAAAGGTGCAGAAGTTGGCGGACATTCCCCACCACTATCATTCGACTCGCTTGGAACATTCGATCAATGTTTCCTACACCAGCTATAAAATTGCTAAAAAATTTGGATGGGATGCCAAGTCGACTGCCAGAGGTGGCCTCCTACATGATCTCTTCTTCTATGACTGGCGTGAAACAAAATTTAACAAAAGTCATGCCTGGGTCCATCCGCGGATTGCCAAGCGCAATGCAGAAAAATTAACCAAGCTTAATAAGGTAGAAGAAGATATTATTGTCAAGCATATGTTTGGTGCAACCTTGGCTCCGCCCCGTTACAAGGAATCATGGATTGTGACCTGTGTAGATAAATATTGGGCAGTTCGTGAGTTTACCCTGCCCCTGCAATACAAATGGAAAAATCGAAAGGTCCTGCGCTTTGAGTAG
- a CDS encoding nucleoside-triphosphate diphosphatase, which translates to MTDKIYEYRDEHNWFIGKASFANLFGSFGETGREQEIYQIGQLFDKLIAGNYEDETFNQCVNIEVIKLQSDFALFQFACDVLNELNNRQFKALQHQGAILVTENDKLLLVHLTKDGVAMSDFFGQDKGLASVGDTILIATKNEGKTKEFRKFFERFGYQVENLNNYPDLPDVAETGMTFEENARLKAETIAELTGKMVLADDSGLKVDALGGLPGVWSARFSGPDATDELNNAKLLHELAMVFDLKNRSAQFHCTLVMAAPNRDSLVVEADWEGFIGMELRGENGFGYDPLFLVGETGKTSAELTLEEKNQISHRAQALEKLVEAFPVWQEQAKQS; encoded by the coding sequence ATGACAGACAAGATATACGAATACAGAGATGAGCATAACTGGTTTATTGGAAAGGCTAGCTTTGCCAACCTATTTGGTTCATTTGGTGAAACTGGCAGAGAACAAGAAATTTACCAGATTGGTCAATTGTTTGACAAACTCATTGCTGGCAACTATGAAGATGAGACTTTTAACCAGTGTGTCAATATTGAGGTGATTAAACTTCAGTCTGACTTTGCCCTCTTCCAGTTTGCCTGTGATGTTTTGAATGAGTTAAACAATAGACAGTTCAAGGCCCTCCAACACCAAGGGGCTATTCTGGTAACAGAGAATGACAAGCTTCTCTTGGTTCATCTGACAAAAGATGGTGTGGCTATGTCTGATTTCTTCGGTCAAGACAAGGGGTTGGCAAGCGTGGGAGATACCATCTTGATTGCCACTAAAAATGAAGGTAAGACCAAGGAATTCCGTAAGTTTTTTGAGCGGTTTGGTTACCAAGTTGAGAACCTCAACAACTATCCTGACCTGCCAGATGTAGCAGAAACAGGTATGACTTTTGAAGAAAATGCACGGCTCAAGGCTGAAACCATAGCAGAGCTGACAGGGAAGATGGTTTTGGCTGATGATTCAGGCTTGAAGGTTGATGCACTTGGCGGTCTGCCAGGTGTCTGGTCTGCTCGTTTTTCAGGACCAGACGCCACAGATGAGCTCAATAATGCCAAACTCTTGCATGAGTTAGCTATGGTTTTCGACTTGAAAAATCGTTCTGCTCAGTTCCATTGCACCCTAGTCATGGCGGCTCCAAATCGTGATAGTTTGGTGGTCGAAGCGGACTGGGAAGGTTTTATCGGTATGGAACTCCGTGGGGAAAACGGATTTGGATATGACCCGCTCTTCCTCGTCGGTGAAACAGGCAAGACCTCAGCAGAGTTGACCTTAGAAGAAAAAAATCAGATTTCCCATCGTGCACAAGCACTAGAAAAATTAGTGGAGGCATTTCCAGTATGGCAGGAGCAAGCAAAACAATCCTAG